A DNA window from Pyrus communis chromosome 3, drPyrComm1.1, whole genome shotgun sequence contains the following coding sequences:
- the LOC137727804 gene encoding metacaspase-4-like — MVKKAVLIGCNYQGTKAELKGCINDVRRMHRCLVDRYGFSEDDIQVLIDTDDSYTQPTGKNIRRAITNLIRSADPRDVLFVHYSGHGTRLPAETGDDDDTGYDECIVPTDMNLITDDDFREFVDQLPAGCRLTIVSDSCHSGGLIDEAKEQIGESTKGRGLESSSGGGGFKNFLKDRAEDALQSRGIHIPSALRHGRHNDEEEKTEDREIETEDGVRVRVKGRSLPLSTLIEILKQKTGKDDIDVGKLRPTLFDVFGEDASPKVKKFMKVIMSKLQNHEGGGSGLLGKIGSLAQGFLELKLQENDEYAKPALETEVGSKQEVYAGANHRAIPDGGILISGCQTDQTSADATPPGNAAESYGALSNAIQKILSEQDGAVSNQELVLKARQALKRQGFTQRPGLYCHDHHVAAPFVC, encoded by the exons ATGGTGAAGAAGGCAGTGCTGATAGGATGCAACTACCAAGGAACGAAGGCGGAGCTCAAAGGCTGCATAAACGACGTCAGGCGAATGCACAGATGCCTCGTCGACCGCTACGGCTTCTCCGAGGACGACATCCAAGTTCTGATCGACACCGACGACTCCTACACTCAGCCCACCGGAAAAAACATCCGTCGGGCCATCACCAACCTCATCCGATCCGCCGATCCCCGCGACGTCCTGTTTGTTCACTACAGTGGCCACGGGACCCGCCTTCCCGCCGAGACGGGGGATGATGATGATACGGGATATGACGAGTGCATCGTCCCCActgacatgaacctcatcacTG ATGATGACTTCAGGGAGTTTGTAGACCAGCTGCCAGCAGGTTGCCGGTTGACAATTGTATCAGATTCGTGCCACAGCGGGGGCCTCATTGATGAAGCGAAAGAGCAGATAGGAGAGAGCACCAAGGGGCGAGGGCTCGAGTCCAGCTCCGGTGGTGGCGGATTCAAGAATTTTCTGAAGGACAGGGCAGAAGATGCACTGCAATCTCGTGGGATTCACATCCCATCTGCATTGCGCCACGGTCGACATAATGATGAAGAAGAGAAGACAGAAGACAGAGAGATCGAAACTGAAGACGGGGTCAGGGTCCGTGTCAAAGGCCGGTCTCTACCACTCTCAACTCTCATAGAGATACTCAAGCAGAAAACAGGCAAGGATGACATTGACGTTGGGAAGCTGAGGCCAACACTTTTCGATGTTTTCGGAGAGGATGCCAGCCCTAAGGTGAAGAAGTTCATGAAGGTGATCATGAGCAAACTCCAAAACCACGAGGGCGGAGGCAGCGGGTTATTGGGGAAGATTGGAAGCTTGGCTCAAGGGTTTCTTGAACTAAAGCTTCAAGAAAACGACGAGTACGCAAAGCCTGCTCTAGAGACAGAAGTAGGCAGCAAGCAAGAGGTTTATGCCGGAGCAAATCATCGCGCCATTCCTGATGGCGGGATTCTCATTAGCGGTTGCCAGACGGACCAAACGTCCGCGGATGCCACTCCTCCCGGAAATGCAGCTGAAAGCTATGGCGCTCTTAGTAATGCAATTCAGAAGATACTCTCAGAGCAAGACGGAGCCGTTTCGAACCAAGAGCTTGTTCTCAAGGCGAGGCAGGCTCTTAAGAGACAGGGTTTCACTCAGCGACCTGGCCTCTATTGCCATGACCATCACGTCGCTGCTCCCTTCGTGTGCTGA